In one window of Nakamurella sp. PAMC28650 DNA:
- a CDS encoding glucodextranase DOMON-like domain-containing protein, producing MKRSRLRLALLACALVVSGWGALPVQAATSTPTPTVAPGAPGSLGHFGLARKDCLGTARNATSKIWYTIAGGVLSDVYAPTIDATNVQTMQFLVSDGSSFTDLQSRDMTYTVSADPTGMICTVTSTAKSGQYRLTTTYLTDTARASVVVHTRYVPLSRAARAFRLYVRLDATMGGNGGGGSGNGGADSATVDSSTGSPVPVSYDTVTATNAVNRDYAVPSYLALRADKPFTAASSGFVGTASDGLSQLDGAHVLTPRYDKAVGGNVEQTAAIQLGEESSATLALGFGTSQAAAVSTAGATARTPIRALLAQYEIGWLRYDAGLRRPSLDLPGLSRAQKIAAVKEYYLSANVVKSSEDKTFPGAIVASLASPWGQAVSAGDPTNTYFGSYREVFARDLYEAFTALLTDGDLSTARATTRSLLLQQQQPDGSMPRNSLLNGKVAPDSFNTQLDEAAYPILMAQQSGLGGDPMLWPHIKAAANFLISHGPATGPERWEEQSGYSPSTIAAEIAGLVAAGNIAKQHGDRASARVWLATADFYQRSIKGWSVTTNGPLSTDPYFIRVSKTGDPNAAISYNLGNGGATLDQRSIIDAGFLELVRLGELPAADPVVQNSLKVVDATLMKQTPSGPGWLRYNGDGYGDCSVLGVGGGCATLGAPWAPSGKGTGHVWPVLSAERGEQELATGNRNYAGQLLSSIDNMSSGVGLVPEQDWDAQDVAASAFGTDPGTASIGFVNGKPAGSAAPLTWGSASQVRLMADLSARKVLEQPEQTVDRYLEHTQGSTTLTVTAPADGTAQTGTINVTGSAAVGALVDVADVATDGHSVTTPATATVGAGGMFSVPVTMAGGTNVLVVTATATNGGTAQQVVTVLNDIVAGSKIFDAPDPAGDDNGPGNYTYPTAGDFHAGAYDLTDFQIYDTGSTVTFRAQTRDLTPTFGSPLGAQLIDLYVTVPGGGTTSTAASFPGRNYQLAAGWNRLLEVQGFGQRFIDAGGNTLGTINITARQISRYITFTVDKSALGGTPASGWKFALTLAGQDGFSADQARAFTITPGAYSFGECATTTSDPRCTTDPKVLPKVMDTLTPAGVNQSDELDYTRHQPVVIAAVTLP from the coding sequence GTGAAACGTTCTCGCCTTCGTCTGGCTTTGTTGGCCTGCGCTCTGGTGGTCAGCGGGTGGGGTGCCCTGCCGGTCCAGGCGGCAACGTCGACACCGACACCGACGGTCGCCCCGGGCGCTCCCGGCTCGTTGGGCCACTTCGGGCTGGCGCGCAAGGATTGTCTGGGTACTGCCCGCAACGCCACCTCCAAGATCTGGTACACGATCGCCGGTGGCGTCCTTTCCGACGTCTACGCACCGACCATCGACGCCACCAATGTCCAGACCATGCAGTTCCTGGTCAGCGACGGCAGTTCGTTCACCGATCTGCAGAGCCGGGACATGACCTACACGGTGTCGGCCGATCCGACCGGGATGATCTGCACGGTCACCTCCACCGCGAAATCCGGGCAGTACCGTCTCACGACCACCTACCTCACCGACACGGCCAGGGCGAGCGTGGTGGTGCACACCCGCTATGTCCCGTTGTCCAGGGCAGCCAGAGCCTTCCGGCTCTACGTGCGGCTGGATGCGACGATGGGCGGCAACGGGGGCGGCGGCTCCGGGAATGGCGGCGCGGACTCGGCCACCGTCGACTCGTCGACCGGCTCACCCGTCCCGGTCTCCTACGACACCGTGACGGCCACCAACGCCGTCAACCGCGACTACGCGGTGCCGAGCTACCTGGCGTTGCGGGCCGACAAGCCCTTCACCGCGGCCAGTTCCGGCTTCGTCGGGACCGCCAGCGACGGCCTGTCCCAACTGGACGGCGCCCATGTGCTGACACCGCGCTATGACAAGGCGGTGGGTGGCAACGTCGAACAGACAGCCGCGATCCAGCTCGGCGAAGAATCCTCGGCCACGCTGGCGCTGGGCTTCGGCACGAGTCAGGCCGCCGCGGTCAGCACCGCAGGCGCCACCGCTCGGACGCCGATCCGGGCCCTGTTGGCCCAGTACGAGATCGGTTGGCTGCGTTACGATGCCGGACTCCGCCGGCCGTCACTGGATCTGCCCGGCCTGAGCCGGGCCCAGAAGATCGCCGCGGTCAAGGAGTACTACCTGTCGGCGAACGTGGTGAAGTCCAGTGAGGACAAGACGTTCCCTGGCGCGATCGTGGCCTCGCTGGCCTCGCCGTGGGGGCAGGCGGTGTCGGCCGGCGACCCGACGAACACCTACTTCGGTTCCTATCGCGAGGTCTTCGCCCGTGACCTCTACGAGGCGTTCACTGCACTACTGACCGACGGTGACCTCTCGACGGCTCGCGCGACCACGAGATCTCTACTGCTGCAGCAGCAACAACCCGATGGCTCGATGCCGCGCAACTCGCTGCTGAACGGCAAGGTGGCGCCTGATTCGTTCAACACCCAGTTGGACGAGGCGGCCTACCCGATCCTGATGGCCCAGCAGTCCGGGCTGGGCGGCGACCCCATGCTCTGGCCGCACATCAAGGCCGCAGCCAATTTCCTGATCAGCCACGGCCCGGCGACCGGCCCGGAGCGGTGGGAGGAGCAGAGCGGGTACTCCCCGTCCACCATCGCGGCCGAGATCGCCGGTCTGGTCGCGGCCGGCAACATCGCCAAGCAGCACGGCGACCGCGCCTCGGCCCGCGTGTGGCTGGCCACCGCCGACTTCTACCAGCGGAGCATCAAGGGCTGGTCGGTGACCACCAACGGGCCGCTGTCCACCGATCCCTACTTCATCCGTGTGTCCAAGACCGGGGATCCGAACGCGGCGATCAGCTACAACCTCGGTAACGGCGGCGCGACGCTCGACCAGCGCTCGATCATCGACGCCGGGTTCCTGGAGCTGGTCCGGCTCGGCGAGCTGCCGGCCGCCGATCCGGTCGTGCAGAACTCGCTGAAGGTCGTCGACGCGACCCTGATGAAGCAGACCCCCAGCGGCCCGGGCTGGTTGCGCTACAACGGAGACGGCTACGGCGACTGCAGCGTGCTGGGTGTCGGCGGCGGCTGCGCCACCCTCGGCGCGCCGTGGGCCCCATCCGGCAAGGGCACCGGACACGTCTGGCCCGTCCTGTCGGCCGAACGAGGAGAACAGGAGCTCGCCACCGGCAACCGGAACTACGCCGGGCAGCTGCTGTCCAGCATCGACAACATGTCCTCGGGTGTCGGGCTGGTGCCCGAGCAGGACTGGGACGCACAAGATGTCGCCGCCTCGGCGTTCGGCACCGACCCGGGCACCGCCTCGATCGGCTTCGTCAACGGCAAGCCGGCCGGGTCGGCGGCCCCGCTGACCTGGGGTAGTGCATCTCAGGTCCGCCTGATGGCTGACCTGAGTGCACGCAAGGTGCTGGAGCAGCCGGAGCAGACGGTGGACAGGTACCTCGAGCACACCCAGGGCAGCACGACCCTGACGGTGACCGCCCCGGCGGACGGCACGGCGCAGACCGGGACCATCAACGTCACCGGCTCGGCTGCCGTCGGAGCTCTTGTTGATGTGGCCGACGTGGCCACCGACGGCCACAGCGTCACGACGCCGGCCACCGCCACGGTCGGTGCCGGTGGCATGTTCTCCGTTCCGGTGACCATGGCCGGCGGCACCAACGTGTTGGTGGTGACGGCCACGGCGACCAATGGGGGCACGGCCCAGCAGGTGGTCACCGTGCTCAACGACATCGTCGCGGGCAGCAAGATCTTCGACGCCCCTGATCCGGCCGGGGACGACAATGGCCCGGGCAACTACACCTACCCCACGGCCGGCGACTTCCACGCCGGTGCCTACGATCTGACCGATTTCCAGATTTACGACACGGGCTCGACGGTCACCTTCCGGGCGCAGACCCGCGACCTGACACCTACTTTCGGCAGCCCGCTCGGGGCGCAGTTGATCGATCTCTACGTGACCGTGCCCGGTGGCGGCACCACCTCCACGGCGGCATCGTTCCCGGGCCGCAACTACCAGCTGGCCGCCGGCTGGAACCGGCTACTGGAGGTGCAGGGCTTCGGGCAGCGATTCATCGACGCCGGTGGGAACACCCTGGGCACCATCAACATCACAGCGCGGCAGATTTCCCGGTACATCACCTTCACCGTCGACAAGTCGGCGTTGGGCGGCACCCCGGCGTCGGGGTGGAAGTTCGCCTTGACGTTGGCCGGGCAGGACGGCTTCAGCGCGGATCAGGCCAGGGCTTTCACCATCACACCTGGTGCCTACTCATTCGGCGAGTGCGCGACCACGACCAGCGATCCGCGCTGCACGACGGACCCCAAGGTGCTGCCGAAGGTGATGGACACCCTGACACCGGCGGGAGTGAACCAGAGCGATGAACTGGACTACACGCGCCATCAGCCGGTGGTGATCGCCGCGGTCACTCTGCCCTGA